A stretch of Telopea speciosissima isolate NSW1024214 ecotype Mountain lineage chromosome 11, Tspe_v1, whole genome shotgun sequence DNA encodes these proteins:
- the LOC122645587 gene encoding rust resistance kinase Lr10-like: MMSIRKYRDYKSDKIEKENQVRILKFLDDYKSLKPSRYTFADIKRITNQFKEKLGQGGYGSVYKGKLSNEILVAVKVFNNSTGNGEDFINEVGTIGTIHHINVVRLVGFCADGYRRALVYEFLQNESLEKFIFSRDTKRPVLGWEKLQDIAIGIAKGLEYLHQGCDLRILHFDIKPHNILLDENFNPKISDFGLAKLFSKDESAISMTAARGTIGYIAPEVFSRNFGHVSHKSDVYSFGIVLLEMVGGRKNIDNTVENTSQVYFSQWIYNHLSHGKELEIKIDEDGDASIAKKLTIVALWCIQWYPVDRPSMKAVVQMLEGDRESLIMPPNPFNSAMPANTNVANSESPLCTKLPIISE, translated from the coding sequence ATGATGTCCATCAGAAAATACCGTGACTACAAATCagataaaattgaaaaagaaaaccaagtaaGGATTCTAAAGTTCTTAGATGACTACAAATCCCTCAAGCCCTCAAGGTACACATTTGCTGACATTAAGCGGATTACAAATCAATTTAAGGAAAAACTTGGACAAGGAGGGTATGGTAGTGTGTACAAAGGAAAGCTTTCCAATGAAATTCTAGTTGCTGTTAAGGTATTCAACAATTCCACCGGAAATGGAGAGGACTTCATTAATGAAGTTGGCACCATCGGTACGATTCATCACATAAATGTGGTTCGCCTAGTTGGTTTCTGCGCAGATGGATATAGACGAGCTCTTGTCTATGAATTTTTGCAAAATGAATCACTAGAGAAGTTCATCTTTTCAAGAGATACTAAGAGACCAGTCCTTGGTTGGGAGAAACTTCAAGATATAGCTATTGGCATAGCAAAAGGATTAGAATACCTTCATCAAGGGTGTGATCTACGTATTCTTCATTTTGATATTAAACCTCataatatcttattagacgagaACTTCAACCCTAAGATCTCTGATTTTGGTCTCGCAAAATTATTTTCCAAGGACGAGAGTGCCATCTCCATGACTGCAGCAAGAGGGACAATAGGATATATTGCCCCTGAAGTGTTTTCTAGGAACTTTGGTCATGTTTCTCATAAATCAGATGTTTATAGTTTTGGAATAGTGTTGCTTGAAATGGTTGGTGGGAGAAAGAACATTGACAACACTGTAGAGAACACTAGCCAAGTGTACTTCTCCCAATGGATCTATAATCATCTGAGCCATGGGAAAGAGTTGGAAATCAAGATAGATGAAGATGGAGATGCTAGCATTGCTAAGAAGCTAACAATTGTGGCACTTTGGTGTATACAGTGGTACCCAGTTGATCGTCCTTCAATGAAAGCAGTGGTTCAGATGTTGGAAGGAGATAGAGAGAGCTTGATCATGCCACCCAATCCTTTTAACTCTGCAATGCCTGCAAACACTAATGTAGCTAATAGTGAAAGTCCCCTCTGCACAAAGTTACCAATCATCTCTGAATAA